In Neodiprion pinetum isolate iyNeoPine1 chromosome 6, iyNeoPine1.2, whole genome shotgun sequence, one genomic interval encodes:
- the pns gene encoding DENN domain-containing protein 5B isoform X7: MNGSLDMIRGPEQHPSRFADYFVICGLDQDSGLEPDRFFGDSLQSTPLDRAYKGTVLGHYPDSVPWNHFDKHAVCMLCLPSGLRFRTQKHSIEPSFHSFVLTKEDGHRTYGFSLLFYEECRNKKICHAMQTLQSMHITELSSGQNGTPPIPRRGQDGHNTRSLPRHFKLSAHSPGAALGYYDYTKDKLLVTKSISLLCQQPYLHAARTFLTNLYKCVPRHPGPGLSLESYVYNLLYNVPIPLPGKSLKFFVPNDEPAKVPLELVIHQPTLPEELPMLDYPLKDVFSWLGVDCVIQLFTCLLLENQVLLRSADFQKLMVVSECITALLFPFSWQHVYVPILPASLHHFLDAPVPFVMGLHAQSEGGNLKIASEANLCYVDIDKQSIQLPEELPVFPHRLQFITEIRDLLNKFKVPHPDKTDNMAINYFNGDIMTSSLTLPGSGFHHPRRKHSLHDVLDWDRPDPEPHSETLQRIVDIVKRTGVNLGDIDSVDKTTKEKILTAQEEYHDTLIFNNALREIFLNRFVQIFSSYEHFVIQPSQDKEEWLCNRDSMHVFDKATFLSDQPAQHLPFLSRFLESQMFASLVDNKVLAAWSELDPNIRVFDQRISQLKQRVGEGIVRSPCYEACQAVTATQKLLEQRLNNVELEAVPPTEILPHRAAYFRSFPLLDGVALNKEPTQSSRRGQKQWKYKMKMIEASGKLQTPQESQSPRPQTKFSTDMSPALIAQANWTFVEKLLKDCKSKTKRMLVEKMGSEAVALGHGGEFLSDVEENTLVASLCDLLERVWSHGLQNKQGKSALWSHLTTYQELDECNDATKSIDPNFLTPETEVSPTRGRERHKSSGERKSVGPEHLRPLPDSLIFDIRNVQAMTDIKTHIGYARAWVRLALEKKLLSRHLKTLLSDTALVRSQYKRSAFLRCEEEKEQFLYHLLTLNAVDYFCFTNNYPTTKLPYRVVIFPSRKASAATTTANSWVAISGTLCETNPVSIPKGALEFVFHHRNLGVLSTLRIGHDNTGLSPKWMVEHIVVRNEVTGHTFKFPCGRWLGKGIDDGSTERLLVGALVPKSIDNEELVESCSTPPRCRSPSIPRRITLTHIELQHMLGEAVNAIVKFHYRREPQDGSLTALLCGESGLVPSLEQTFLFGFKSQRLFGKNLYVWDYFVRVKENFEISLLEEMDEYSQRLSRDRRALTENNQRFNILRSYCHLIDQINTCSQALGKDGKFQLFICLGAREHLLHRMLSPMSEARSTVDMYEEISFLRSPQLLTFLIQILEPLDEFHIVLEKSLTQGISSIC; this comes from the exons GCGACTCGCTGCAATCCACACCCCTCGACAGAGCTTACAAAGGGACAGTTCTGGGTCACTACCCGGACTCCGTGCCCTGGAACCACTTTGACAAGCACGCTGTCTGCATG CTCTGTTTACCCAGCGGCCTGAGGTTCCGTACCCAAAAGCACTCTATCGAACCTTCATTTCACTCGTTCGTACTCACCAAAGAAGATGGCCATCGAACCTATGGTTTCAGTCTTCTGTTCTACGAGGAGTGtcgcaacaaaaaaatatgccaTGCTATGCAGACCCTTCAATCTATGCACATCACCGAACTGAGCAGTGGACAGAATGGCACTCCACCTAT CCCCAGGAGAGGACAAGATGGTCATAACACAAGATCCCTACCAAGACATTTCAAATTATCCGCTCACTCACCAGGCGCAGCTCTCGGCTACTACGATTATACCAAAGATAAACTTCTGGTCACAAAGTCTATCTCACTGCTGTGCCAGCAGCCGTACCTCCACGCCGCTCGTACCTTTCTCACCAATCTTTACAA ATGCGTCCCAAGACATCCGGGTCCTGGTCTTAGCTTAGAGTCTTATGTATACAATCTTCTTTATAATGTACCAATACCTCTTCCTGGTAAATCTCTCAAGTTTTTTGTACCTAACGACGAGCCAGCTAAGGTGCCGCTAGAGCTCGTCATACATCAGCCAACTTTGCCAGAAGAGTTGCCAATGCTTGACTATCCGCTCAAGGATGTATTTTCGTGGCTTGGAGTCGACTGCGTAATACAACTGTTCACTTGTCTGTTATTGGAGAATCAAGTACTATTGAGAAGTGCTGATTTTCAGAAACTCATGGTTGTCTCGGAGTGCATTACTGCCCTTCTGTTCCCATTCTCTTGGCAGCATGTGTACGTACCAATATTGCCGGCTAGTTTACACCACTTTCTGGACGCTCCGGTACCTTTCGTCATGGGGTTACATGCTCAAAGTGAAGGAggcaatttgaaaattgctaGTGAA GCAAATCTGTGTTACGTAGATATAGACAAACAAAGTATCCAATTACCCGAAGAGTTACCGGTGTTTCCTCACAGGTTGCAATTCATTACTGAAATTAGAGATTTACtaaataaattcaaagtgCCACATCCCGATAA GACTGACAATATGGCCATCAATTATTTTAACGGAGATATCATGACCAGCAGCTTGACTCTTCCTGGGTCAGGATTTCACCATCCTAGAAGAAAACATTCTTTGCACGACGTTTTGGATTGGGACAGGCCAGACCCTGAACCACACTCCGAAACGTTGCAAAGAATAGTTGACATTGTCAAGAGGACAG GAGTAAACTTGGGTGATATTGACTCTGTCGACAAAACGACGAAAGAAAAGATACTCACTGCACAAGAAGAGTACCACGATACTCTCATCTTCAATAATGCTCTGagagaaatatttctgaatcGTTTCGTACAGATATTCTCAAGCTATGAACATTTCGTCATTCAACCAAGCCAG GACAAAGAAGAATGGTTGTGCAACAGAGACAGTATGCATGTCTTTGACAAGGCTACGTTTTTGTCTGATCAGCCTGCCCAGCATTTGCCCtttctttcacgatttttggAATCTCAGATGTTTGCGTCGCTTGTCGATAATAAAGTTTTAGCTGCTTGGAGCGAGTTGGATCCTAACATCAGAGTCTTTGATCAAAGAATATCCCAACTAAA GCAAAGAGTTGGTGAAGGAATAGTGAGATCGCCTTGCTATGAGGCCTGCCAAGCTGTAACTGCGACGCAGAAACTCCTTGAACAACGACTGAACAACGTCGAGTTGGAGGCTGTTCCACCGACCGAAATTCTTCCTCACAGAGCAGCTTACTTTCGAAGTTTTCCACTCCTCGACGGTGTCGCCTTGAATAAAGAACCAACGCAGAG CAGTCGGAGGGGCCAAAAACAATGGaagtataaaatgaaaatgattgaagCAAGTGGAAAGCTACAAACTCCGCAAGAATCTCAGTCCCCCCGACCACAAACTAAGTTTTCCACTGACATGAGCCCAGCACTGATTGCACAAGCCAATTGGACTTTTGTGGAAAAATTGCTCaag GACTGTAAGTCCAAAACGAAACGAATGCTGGTAGAGAAAATGGGTTCTGAAGCAGTAGCACTTGGTCACGGTGGTGAATTCCTTTCGGATGTTGAAGAAAATACTCTGGTTGCCAGCCTCTGCGACCTTTTGGAACGCGTATGGAGTCACGGGCTGCAAAACAAGCAAGGAAAAAGTGCTCTCTGGTCACATCTGACCACTTATCAAGAACTAGATGAGTGTAATGATGCGACGAAAAGTATAGACCccaattttttaactccaG AAACAGAAGTTTCTCCAacaagaggaagagagaggcACAAATCTTCTGGGGAACGAAAATCCGTTGGTCCAGAGCATTTAAGACCTTTGCCAGACTCTTTGATCTTCGATATAAGAAATGTCCAAGCAATGACAGACATTAAAACTCACATCGGTTATGCTAGAGCATGGGTCCGTCTTGCATTGGAAAAGAAATTGCTATCGAGGCATTTGAAGACTTTGCTATCAGACACGGCATTAGTCAG GAGTCAATACAAACGTTCTGCCTTTTTACGatgtgaagaagaaaaggagcAGTTCTTGTATCATCTCTTGACACTGAATGCTGTCGATTACTTCTgctttacaaataattatccGACAACAAAATTGCCATACCGAGTGGTAATATTTCCTAGTAGGAAAGCCAGCGCCGCTACAACGACAGCTAATAGCTGGGTTGCTATATCCGGTACCTTGTGCGAGACGAATCCTGTTTCGATCCCAAAGGGGGCATTAGAATTCGTCTTTCAT CACAGAAACTTGGGGGTACTATCGACGTTAAGGATAGGCCACGATAACACAGGACTCTCTCCAAAGTGGATGGTTGAACACATAGTCGTTCGTAATGAGGTAACTGGACACACGTTCAAATTTCCTTGCGGTCGATGGCTGGGTAAAGGAATAGATGATGGATCCACTGAAAGATTACTGGTCGGAGCTTTGGTGCCCAAGAGTATCGACAATGAAGAACTTGTCGAATCTTGTTCTACTCCACCCAGATGCCGTTCACCTAGCATTCCGAGAAGAATAACGCTGACACATATTGAACTGCAGCATATGCTTG GAGAGGCAGTTAATGCTATCGTCAAATTTCACTACAGAAGAGAACCTCAAGATGGTTCATTAACTGCACTGCTGTGTGGGGAGAGCGGCCTTGTTCCTTCTCTTGAACAGACGTTTCTATTTGGATTTAAAAGCCAAAGATTGTTTGGGAAAAATCTTTACGTCTGGGATTActtcg TGCGGGTgaaggaaaattttgaaatttctctaCTCGAGGAAATGGATGAATATTCACAAAGGCTTAGTAGAGACAGAAGGGCTCTGACAGAGAATAATCAACGGTTTAACATTTTAAGAAGCTACTGTCACCTTATCGATCAAATAAACACATGTAGTCAAGCTTTGGGCAAAGATGGAAAGTTTCAGTTATTCATCTGTCTAGGAGCTAG AGAACATCTTCTGCATCGCATGTTGAGTCCGATGAGCGAAGCAAGGTCAACAGTAGACATGTATGAGGAAATATCTTTCCTGAGGAGTCCTCAGCTGCTCACTTTCCTCATCCAGATACTGGAACCATTAGACGAGTTTCACATTGTTCTCGAGAAAAGCCTGACTCAAGGGATTTCGAGTATCTGCTAA
- the pns gene encoding DENN domain-containing protein 5B isoform X5, with protein MNGSLDMIRGPEQHPSRFADYFVICGLDQDSGLEPDRFFGDSLQSTPLDRAYKGTVLGHYPDSVPWNHFDKHAVCMLCLPSGLRFRTQKHSIEPSFHSFVLTKEDGHRTYGFSLLFYEECRNKKICHAMQTLQSMHITELSSGQNGTPPIPRRGQDGHNTRSLPRHFKLSAHSPGAALGYYDYTKDKLLVTKSISLLCQQPYLHAARTFLTNLYKCVPRHPGPGLSLESYVYNLLYNVPIPLPGKSLKFFVPNDEPAKVPLELVIHQPTLPEELPMLDYPLKDVFSWLGVDCVIQLFTCLLLENQVLLRSADFQKLMVVSECITALLFPFSWQHVYVPILPASLHHFLDAPVPFVMGLHAQSEGGNLKIASEANLCYVDIDKQSIQLPEELPVFPHRLQFITEIRDLLNKFKVPHPDKTDNMAINYFNGDIMTSSLTLPGSGFHHPRRKHSLHDVLDWDRPDPEPHSETLQRIVDIVKRTGVNLGDIDSVDKTTKEKILTAQEEYHDTLIFNNALREIFLNRFVQIFSSYEHFVIQPSQDKEEWLCNRDSMHVFDKATFLSDQPAQHLPFLSRFLESQMFASLVDNKVLAAWSELDPNIRVFDQRISQLKQRVGEGIVRSPCYEACQAVTATQKLLEQRLNNVELEAVPPTEILPHRAAYFRSFPLLDGVALNKEPTQSSRRGQKQWKYKMKMIEASGKLQTPQESQSPRPQTKFSTDMSPALIAQANWTFVEKLLKDCKSKTKRMLVEKMGSEAVALGHGGEFLSDVEENTLVASLCDLLERVWSHGLQNKQGKSALWSHLTTYQELDECNDATKSIDPNFLTPALAWCVLRKRLDYLSNLALETEVSPTRGRERHKSSGERKSVGPEHLRPLPDSLIFDIRNVQAMTDIKTHIGYARAWVRLALEKKLLSRHLKTLLSDTALVRSQYKRSAFLRCEEEKEQFLYHLLTLNAVDYFCFTNNYPTTKLPYRVVIFPSRKASAATTTANSWVAISGTLCETNPVSIPKGALEFVFHHRNLGVLSTLRIGHDNTGLSPKWMVEHIVVRNEVTGHTFKFPCGRWLGKGIDDGSTERLLVGALVPKSIDNEELVESCSTPPRCRSPSIPRRITLTHIELQHMLGEAVNAIVKFHYRREPQDGSLTALLCGESGLVPSLEQTFLFGFKSQRLFGKNLYVWDYFVRVKENFEISLLEEMDEYSQRLSRDRRALTENNQRFNILRSYCHLIDQINTCSQALGKDGKFQLFICLGAREHLLHRMLSPMSEARSTVDMYEEISFLRSPQLLTFLIQILEPLDEFHIVLEKSLTQGISSIC; from the exons GCGACTCGCTGCAATCCACACCCCTCGACAGAGCTTACAAAGGGACAGTTCTGGGTCACTACCCGGACTCCGTGCCCTGGAACCACTTTGACAAGCACGCTGTCTGCATG CTCTGTTTACCCAGCGGCCTGAGGTTCCGTACCCAAAAGCACTCTATCGAACCTTCATTTCACTCGTTCGTACTCACCAAAGAAGATGGCCATCGAACCTATGGTTTCAGTCTTCTGTTCTACGAGGAGTGtcgcaacaaaaaaatatgccaTGCTATGCAGACCCTTCAATCTATGCACATCACCGAACTGAGCAGTGGACAGAATGGCACTCCACCTAT CCCCAGGAGAGGACAAGATGGTCATAACACAAGATCCCTACCAAGACATTTCAAATTATCCGCTCACTCACCAGGCGCAGCTCTCGGCTACTACGATTATACCAAAGATAAACTTCTGGTCACAAAGTCTATCTCACTGCTGTGCCAGCAGCCGTACCTCCACGCCGCTCGTACCTTTCTCACCAATCTTTACAA ATGCGTCCCAAGACATCCGGGTCCTGGTCTTAGCTTAGAGTCTTATGTATACAATCTTCTTTATAATGTACCAATACCTCTTCCTGGTAAATCTCTCAAGTTTTTTGTACCTAACGACGAGCCAGCTAAGGTGCCGCTAGAGCTCGTCATACATCAGCCAACTTTGCCAGAAGAGTTGCCAATGCTTGACTATCCGCTCAAGGATGTATTTTCGTGGCTTGGAGTCGACTGCGTAATACAACTGTTCACTTGTCTGTTATTGGAGAATCAAGTACTATTGAGAAGTGCTGATTTTCAGAAACTCATGGTTGTCTCGGAGTGCATTACTGCCCTTCTGTTCCCATTCTCTTGGCAGCATGTGTACGTACCAATATTGCCGGCTAGTTTACACCACTTTCTGGACGCTCCGGTACCTTTCGTCATGGGGTTACATGCTCAAAGTGAAGGAggcaatttgaaaattgctaGTGAA GCAAATCTGTGTTACGTAGATATAGACAAACAAAGTATCCAATTACCCGAAGAGTTACCGGTGTTTCCTCACAGGTTGCAATTCATTACTGAAATTAGAGATTTACtaaataaattcaaagtgCCACATCCCGATAA GACTGACAATATGGCCATCAATTATTTTAACGGAGATATCATGACCAGCAGCTTGACTCTTCCTGGGTCAGGATTTCACCATCCTAGAAGAAAACATTCTTTGCACGACGTTTTGGATTGGGACAGGCCAGACCCTGAACCACACTCCGAAACGTTGCAAAGAATAGTTGACATTGTCAAGAGGACAG GAGTAAACTTGGGTGATATTGACTCTGTCGACAAAACGACGAAAGAAAAGATACTCACTGCACAAGAAGAGTACCACGATACTCTCATCTTCAATAATGCTCTGagagaaatatttctgaatcGTTTCGTACAGATATTCTCAAGCTATGAACATTTCGTCATTCAACCAAGCCAG GACAAAGAAGAATGGTTGTGCAACAGAGACAGTATGCATGTCTTTGACAAGGCTACGTTTTTGTCTGATCAGCCTGCCCAGCATTTGCCCtttctttcacgatttttggAATCTCAGATGTTTGCGTCGCTTGTCGATAATAAAGTTTTAGCTGCTTGGAGCGAGTTGGATCCTAACATCAGAGTCTTTGATCAAAGAATATCCCAACTAAA GCAAAGAGTTGGTGAAGGAATAGTGAGATCGCCTTGCTATGAGGCCTGCCAAGCTGTAACTGCGACGCAGAAACTCCTTGAACAACGACTGAACAACGTCGAGTTGGAGGCTGTTCCACCGACCGAAATTCTTCCTCACAGAGCAGCTTACTTTCGAAGTTTTCCACTCCTCGACGGTGTCGCCTTGAATAAAGAACCAACGCAGAG CAGTCGGAGGGGCCAAAAACAATGGaagtataaaatgaaaatgattgaagCAAGTGGAAAGCTACAAACTCCGCAAGAATCTCAGTCCCCCCGACCACAAACTAAGTTTTCCACTGACATGAGCCCAGCACTGATTGCACAAGCCAATTGGACTTTTGTGGAAAAATTGCTCaag GACTGTAAGTCCAAAACGAAACGAATGCTGGTAGAGAAAATGGGTTCTGAAGCAGTAGCACTTGGTCACGGTGGTGAATTCCTTTCGGATGTTGAAGAAAATACTCTGGTTGCCAGCCTCTGCGACCTTTTGGAACGCGTATGGAGTCACGGGCTGCAAAACAAGCAAGGAAAAAGTGCTCTCTGGTCACATCTGACCACTTATCAAGAACTAGATGAGTGTAATGATGCGACGAAAAGTATAGACCccaattttttaactccaG CTCTCGCTTGGTGCGTCCTCAGGAAGCGCCTTGATT ATTTATCTAACTTGGCACTAGAAACAGAAGTTTCTCCAacaagaggaagagagaggcACAAATCTTCTGGGGAACGAAAATCCGTTGGTCCAGAGCATTTAAGACCTTTGCCAGACTCTTTGATCTTCGATATAAGAAATGTCCAAGCAATGACAGACATTAAAACTCACATCGGTTATGCTAGAGCATGGGTCCGTCTTGCATTGGAAAAGAAATTGCTATCGAGGCATTTGAAGACTTTGCTATCAGACACGGCATTAGTCAG GAGTCAATACAAACGTTCTGCCTTTTTACGatgtgaagaagaaaaggagcAGTTCTTGTATCATCTCTTGACACTGAATGCTGTCGATTACTTCTgctttacaaataattatccGACAACAAAATTGCCATACCGAGTGGTAATATTTCCTAGTAGGAAAGCCAGCGCCGCTACAACGACAGCTAATAGCTGGGTTGCTATATCCGGTACCTTGTGCGAGACGAATCCTGTTTCGATCCCAAAGGGGGCATTAGAATTCGTCTTTCAT CACAGAAACTTGGGGGTACTATCGACGTTAAGGATAGGCCACGATAACACAGGACTCTCTCCAAAGTGGATGGTTGAACACATAGTCGTTCGTAATGAGGTAACTGGACACACGTTCAAATTTCCTTGCGGTCGATGGCTGGGTAAAGGAATAGATGATGGATCCACTGAAAGATTACTGGTCGGAGCTTTGGTGCCCAAGAGTATCGACAATGAAGAACTTGTCGAATCTTGTTCTACTCCACCCAGATGCCGTTCACCTAGCATTCCGAGAAGAATAACGCTGACACATATTGAACTGCAGCATATGCTTG GAGAGGCAGTTAATGCTATCGTCAAATTTCACTACAGAAGAGAACCTCAAGATGGTTCATTAACTGCACTGCTGTGTGGGGAGAGCGGCCTTGTTCCTTCTCTTGAACAGACGTTTCTATTTGGATTTAAAAGCCAAAGATTGTTTGGGAAAAATCTTTACGTCTGGGATTActtcg TGCGGGTgaaggaaaattttgaaatttctctaCTCGAGGAAATGGATGAATATTCACAAAGGCTTAGTAGAGACAGAAGGGCTCTGACAGAGAATAATCAACGGTTTAACATTTTAAGAAGCTACTGTCACCTTATCGATCAAATAAACACATGTAGTCAAGCTTTGGGCAAAGATGGAAAGTTTCAGTTATTCATCTGTCTAGGAGCTAG AGAACATCTTCTGCATCGCATGTTGAGTCCGATGAGCGAAGCAAGGTCAACAGTAGACATGTATGAGGAAATATCTTTCCTGAGGAGTCCTCAGCTGCTCACTTTCCTCATCCAGATACTGGAACCATTAGACGAGTTTCACATTGTTCTCGAGAAAAGCCTGACTCAAGGGATTTCGAGTATCTGCTAA